One genomic segment of Candidatus Binataceae bacterium includes these proteins:
- a CDS encoding ArsA-related P-loop ATPase, protein MTAAHAPHGLLKNRLLVCLGPGGVGKTTISATLALSAAIVGRRVDVMTVDPAPRLLDALGLGGVNAAEPHEVALDDLALDGIHDTGMTDDAAGGLAGAGVAARRRPARRAGRLRALRMDPKRTFDGIIARHAPSPAAADAIMQNRIYRNLSQALAGVGDYMAMERLLELSEEPATDLVVLDTPPAREALDFLDAPRRLLELLNSRAVTLLGGGMRRGFSVVDLAARAVLSAFDRLTGLHMLGDVQAFVRSFDGMYAGFAERAARAQRLLVAPDTAVVVVTTAEPERIAQAHEFLAALRAAEIEPRAVIVNRTLPPIVPHEQIARAPLEPALKRKLARAAAEFAALKQRETAAIASLRAGESPDLELVAAPDLGREPADLADLARLGQSFEIA, encoded by the coding sequence ATGACCGCCGCGCACGCCCCGCACGGGCTGCTCAAGAACCGTTTGCTCGTCTGCCTTGGCCCCGGCGGCGTCGGCAAGACCACGATCAGCGCCACGCTCGCGCTCTCAGCCGCGATTGTGGGGCGGCGGGTCGACGTGATGACCGTCGACCCAGCACCCCGTTTGCTCGACGCGCTGGGGCTCGGCGGCGTGAACGCCGCCGAGCCCCACGAGGTCGCGCTCGACGACCTCGCGCTCGACGGAATCCACGATACGGGGATGACCGACGACGCGGCGGGCGGCTTGGCCGGCGCGGGCGTTGCCGCGCGCAGGCGCCCGGCGCGCCGCGCCGGGCGCCTGCGTGCGCTCCGCATGGACCCCAAGCGCACGTTCGACGGTATCATCGCCCGCCACGCGCCCTCGCCCGCCGCCGCCGACGCGATCATGCAGAACCGCATCTATCGCAATCTCTCGCAGGCGCTGGCTGGCGTGGGGGATTACATGGCGATGGAACGGCTGCTCGAATTGAGCGAGGAGCCGGCGACTGACCTGGTGGTGCTCGACACGCCGCCCGCGCGTGAGGCGCTGGACTTTCTCGACGCGCCCCGCCGCCTCCTCGAGCTGCTCAATTCGCGCGCGGTGACGCTGCTCGGGGGCGGGATGCGCCGCGGCTTCAGCGTCGTTGACCTCGCCGCTCGCGCCGTGCTCTCCGCTTTCGACCGCTTGACCGGGCTGCATATGCTGGGCGACGTGCAAGCCTTCGTGCGGAGCTTCGACGGGATGTATGCCGGATTCGCCGAGCGCGCCGCGCGCGCCCAGCGATTGCTCGTCGCCCCGGACACCGCGGTGGTGGTGGTCACAACCGCCGAGCCGGAGCGCATCGCACAGGCGCACGAATTTCTTGCGGCGCTGCGCGCGGCCGAGATCGAGCCGCGCGCGGTCATCGTCAACCGGACGTTGCCCCCGATTGTGCCGCATGAGCAGATCGCGCGGGCGCCGCTTGAACCCGCGCTCAAACGCAAACTCGCTCGCGCGGCCGCCGAGTTCGCCGCGCTCAAGCAGCGCGAAACGGCCGCGATCGCGTCCCTGCGCGCCGGCGAGTCGCCGGACCTCGAGCTCGTCGCGGCGCCCGATCTTGGACGAGAGCCGGCCGACCTTGCCGACCTCGCGCGGCTCGGGCAGAGCTTCGAGATCGCGTGA
- a CDS encoding TIGR03560 family F420-dependent LLM class oxidoreductase has translation MSEKIEFAFWSPQAGATVKTLLDRAEMAERLGYHSFWLVDHFWTLGLIDVDLLEAVTMMSAIAARTERVRIGTLVLCNSFRNPALLAKSLTTIDQISNGRLEVGLGAGWMEQEYRANGYEFPSVGARLRQLEEGLQILKAMFTENRATFKGRYYSVTDAPNNPKPVQKPHPPIMIGGAGEKVMLRLVAKYADRWNIPAGYRDFKKTLGVLHEHCRAVGRDPKEITVSEQVMVCIGANKAEADQKWEMVKGRKPFSFTAIKGTPDEVVRQFRERVSWGITMFTMMFADMAPPQTVELFAREVMPAFA, from the coding sequence ATGAGCGAAAAAATCGAATTCGCGTTCTGGTCGCCGCAGGCCGGCGCGACCGTCAAGACTCTGCTCGACCGCGCCGAGATGGCCGAGCGCCTGGGCTATCATTCGTTCTGGCTGGTCGATCACTTCTGGACGCTCGGCCTCATCGACGTCGATCTGCTCGAGGCGGTGACGATGATGAGCGCTATCGCCGCCCGCACCGAGCGCGTGCGGATCGGCACGCTGGTGCTGTGCAACTCCTTTCGCAACCCGGCGCTGCTGGCCAAATCGCTCACCACGATCGATCAGATCTCCAACGGGCGGCTCGAGGTCGGGCTGGGCGCGGGATGGATGGAGCAGGAGTATCGCGCCAACGGCTACGAATTTCCGTCGGTGGGCGCGCGCTTGCGCCAGCTCGAGGAGGGATTGCAAATCTTAAAGGCGATGTTCACCGAGAACCGCGCCACCTTCAAAGGCCGCTACTACTCGGTCACCGATGCGCCCAACAATCCCAAACCGGTGCAGAAACCGCATCCGCCGATCATGATCGGCGGCGCGGGCGAGAAGGTGATGCTGCGCCTGGTCGCCAAGTACGCCGATCGCTGGAACATCCCGGCCGGCTATCGCGACTTCAAGAAAACGCTTGGCGTGCTGCACGAACATTGCCGCGCCGTGGGTCGCGACCCCAAAGAAATCACCGTATCGGAGCAGGTGATGGTCTGTATCGGCGCGAACAAGGCCGAAGCGGATCAGAAGTGGGAGATGGTCAAGGGGCGCAAGCCTTTCTCATTCACCGCGATAAAGGGCACACCCGACGAGGTCGTCAGGCAGTTTCGCGAGCGCGTCTCGTGGGGCATCACGATGTTCACGATGATGTTTGCCGACATGGCCCCGCCGCAGACGGTCGAGCTGTTCGCGCGCGAGGTGATGCCGGCCTTCGCGTAG
- a CDS encoding alpha/beta fold hydrolase, producing the protein MALVALTLAIAAAFGDSHRAVAASPEPGFSQVGAPRALEGAPGIYEWHFVAGRGPSPFDRVGLHRITSGPVAPAHTGIVMLYLPGTNMNGEVAVDDVRYSMPLYLAAHGIDVWTMDYRTHFVPADTPAKKLSVMAGWTNRAFADDIGAAAAFIRATTHQGRLFVAGFSRGASFAYLFAALHPQEVAGLVILDGFIPRGPAPAMPAGRVADDVGGRHLTYDKRRALMEAVIRDPGGPAPLPKYKTAAENLEHVVYEAGGLFGGHGGLANPQGGFSDPSVLARVLIGYDRWWPAVQDYDNPFDAGALARLKASKIPVIAFASTNISAKWPAMVAESAAATGSADVTVKRLDGWGHLDVICGTHAESEVYARVLAFLRRHQK; encoded by the coding sequence ATGGCCTTGGTCGCCCTGACCTTGGCGATAGCGGCCGCGTTCGGCGATTCGCATCGCGCGGTTGCAGCGTCACCGGAACCGGGATTCTCGCAAGTCGGCGCGCCGCGCGCGCTCGAGGGCGCGCCCGGAATCTATGAATGGCATTTTGTCGCGGGGCGCGGGCCGTCGCCGTTCGATCGTGTCGGGCTCCATCGAATCACGAGCGGCCCGGTCGCGCCGGCCCATACGGGAATCGTGATGCTCTATCTGCCGGGCACCAACATGAACGGGGAGGTCGCGGTTGACGACGTGCGCTACTCGATGCCGCTTTATCTGGCCGCGCACGGCATCGACGTGTGGACAATGGACTATCGGACGCATTTCGTCCCTGCCGACACGCCGGCGAAAAAGCTTTCCGTAATGGCCGGATGGACGAATCGTGCGTTTGCCGATGATATCGGAGCAGCGGCGGCGTTCATCAGAGCGACAACACATCAGGGCAGGCTCTTCGTCGCGGGGTTCAGCCGCGGCGCGAGCTTTGCCTATCTCTTCGCGGCGCTTCATCCGCAAGAAGTGGCTGGACTCGTGATTCTCGACGGCTTCATTCCCCGCGGTCCCGCGCCGGCGATGCCCGCGGGGCGCGTCGCCGACGATGTCGGCGGGCGCCATCTGACCTACGACAAGCGCCGCGCGCTGATGGAGGCGGTGATTCGCGATCCCGGCGGCCCGGCGCCGCTGCCGAAATACAAAACCGCGGCCGAGAATCTCGAACACGTGGTGTATGAGGCGGGCGGCCTGTTCGGCGGACACGGCGGGCTCGCGAATCCACAAGGCGGATTTTCCGATCCGTCGGTGCTGGCGCGGGTGCTGATCGGGTACGACCGATGGTGGCCGGCCGTGCAGGATTACGACAATCCGTTCGACGCGGGCGCGCTCGCTCGGCTCAAAGCTTCAAAGATTCCCGTGATCGCATTCGCCAGCACGAACATTTCCGCCAAGTGGCCGGCGATGGTGGCGGAATCCGCCGCGGCGACCGGCAGCGCCGACGTCACGGTCAAGCGGCTCGACGGATGGGGCCACCTGGACGTGATTTGCGGCACCCACGCGGAGAGCGAAGTTTACGCGCGGGTGCTGGCGTTCCTCAGGCGGCATCAGAAGTAG
- a CDS encoding ArsA-related P-loop ATPase, with amino-acid sequence MALARLILVTGKGGTGKSAVAAALALWLARRRPTTLVDLDQRMWAARMLGIVPRDHSAVHASPRDGAEAPVDLETISLSAATELEAFIERLVPMKAIARRMLRSRTFGYVTAALPGLEAFLMLERLRLIAGRAALEDRYAVVDAPATGSALELLAVPGALKQIAPLGTLNRLAANVESFIADAARFSVMLTLTPQEMALREALEASDVLRGRLGVNVAAAALNCVPSALFTLSDLEALGAPGADPGYARLAQWRDGAGRFAARARREASRAGLSVVELPMLFSPALGRAELEELSRAFDAAMFAAAPRTFARQPQAPTRALKLAARRAKRTRPTKPPAKSPTKSR; translated from the coding sequence ATGGCCCTCGCGCGGTTAATCCTCGTCACCGGCAAGGGCGGCACGGGCAAGAGCGCGGTCGCCGCCGCCCTCGCGCTTTGGCTCGCGCGCCGGCGGCCCACGACGCTGGTCGATCTTGACCAGCGGATGTGGGCGGCGCGGATGCTCGGGATCGTGCCGCGCGATCACTCCGCTGTCCATGCCTCACCGCGCGACGGCGCGGAAGCGCCCGTCGACCTCGAAACCATCTCGCTCAGCGCCGCCACCGAACTCGAGGCCTTCATCGAGCGACTGGTGCCGATGAAGGCGATCGCGCGCCGGATGCTGCGAAGCCGCACCTTCGGCTACGTGACCGCCGCACTGCCGGGGCTGGAAGCGTTCCTGATGCTCGAGCGGCTCCGGCTGATTGCCGGGCGCGCGGCGCTGGAGGATCGCTACGCGGTGGTGGACGCTCCGGCCACGGGTAGTGCGCTGGAACTGCTCGCGGTGCCGGGAGCGCTCAAGCAAATCGCGCCGCTCGGAACGCTCAACCGCCTTGCCGCCAACGTCGAGAGCTTCATCGCCGACGCGGCGCGTTTTTCGGTGATGCTCACGCTGACACCGCAGGAGATGGCGCTGCGCGAAGCGCTCGAGGCATCCGACGTGCTTCGCGGCCGGCTCGGCGTAAACGTCGCCGCAGCGGCGCTCAATTGCGTGCCGTCCGCGCTGTTCACGCTGAGCGACCTGGAGGCGCTGGGCGCGCCGGGCGCGGACCCGGGATACGCGCGCCTTGCGCAATGGCGCGACGGCGCGGGGCGTTTCGCGGCGCGCGCGCGCCGCGAAGCGTCCCGCGCCGGCCTCAGCGTGGTCGAACTGCCGATGCTGTTCAGCCCGGCCCTGGGCCGGGCTGAACTGGAGGAGCTGAGCCGCGCCTTCGACGCGGCGATGTTCGCGGCTGCGCCGCGAACATTCGCGCGTCAACCGCAAGCACCGACCCGCGCGCTCAAACTCGCCGCGCGGCGGGCGAAACGCACCCGGCCGACAAAGCCTCCGGCGAAATCCCCGACGAAATCCCGATGA